Proteins encoded by one window of Rhodothermia bacterium:
- a CDS encoding SUMF1/EgtB/PvdO family nonheme iron enzyme, whose amino-acid sequence MQTSFLLFILGYNLVLGQQTKEVQTIKIEGTVVSFDMVKIPSGQAILQLGDQTVSRSLDKTMWISKTEVTWDLFDIFVYGLDTKSASPSPEVAAVARPSKPYVLPGRVFGHLGFPASAMSYYHAGMFTKWLSAKTGKKFRLLTEPEWEYMCIKGRKPTSVTTEEGWVWENSDDKLHKVGAKPENELGLVDVFGNVGEWVQSDTETPFTKGGHFLEDAENVSCTAKSPQTPDWNMTDPQLPKSRWWLSDASYVGLRIAMEE is encoded by the coding sequence TTGCAAACAAGCTTCCTACTGTTCATTTTGGGTTACAACCTCGTTTTAGGACAACAAACGAAAGAGGTACAGACCATAAAAATAGAAGGGACTGTTGTCTCTTTCGATATGGTAAAAATACCATCAGGACAAGCCATACTGCAACTTGGCGATCAAACGGTTTCCCGTTCTCTTGACAAAACCATGTGGATTTCCAAAACAGAAGTCACATGGGACTTGTTTGACATCTTTGTTTATGGATTGGACACTAAAAGCGCCAGTCCTTCGCCCGAAGTCGCCGCCGTTGCCCGACCCAGCAAACCTTACGTCTTGCCCGGTCGCGTGTTTGGGCATCTCGGTTTTCCCGCCTCTGCCATGTCCTATTACCACGCGGGCATGTTCACGAAATGGCTTTCTGCGAAAACAGGCAAAAAATTCAGGCTTTTGACCGAGCCTGAATGGGAATACATGTGCATCAAAGGCCGCAAACCAACATCCGTGACAACAGAAGAGGGCTGGGTTTGGGAAAACTCGGACGACAAATTGCACAAAGTAGGCGCAAAACCGGAGAATGAATTGGGCTTGGTTGATGTATTTGGGAATGTAGGCGAGTGGGTGCAGTCCGATACCGAAACACCTTTTACCAAAGGTGGGCACTTTTTGGAGGATGCCGAAAATGTCTCTTGTACAGCAAAATCTCCACAAACACCCGATTGGAACATGACCGATCCGCAACTGCCCAAAAGCCGTTGGTGGCTCTCGGACGCCTCCTATGTCGGCCTCCGCATCGCAATGGAAGAATAA
- the fabG gene encoding 3-oxoacyl-[acyl-carrier-protein] reductase — protein MQLDLTGKTVLVTGGSRGIGRAIVEVCVNAGAKTAFTYRSASAEAEALCEQLKGKGSEVMAFQSDAADFAASEQVVNEIIKTWGHLDVLVNNAGITKDNLLLRMTEADWDAVMTTNLKSIFNFTKAAYRPMMKQRAGSIINLSSVVGVMGNAGQANYAASKAGIIGFSKSMAKELGGRNVRVNVIAPGFIETDMTHVLGDAVKEALLKNIPLGTLGKPEDIAAAVVFLASDASRYITGHVLHVDGGMAM, from the coding sequence ATGCAATTAGACCTAACAGGTAAAACCGTTTTGGTAACAGGCGGCTCCCGTGGTATCGGACGGGCCATTGTTGAAGTTTGTGTAAATGCAGGTGCAAAGACTGCCTTCACCTATCGTTCCGCCAGCGCCGAGGCCGAGGCTCTTTGCGAACAACTGAAGGGCAAGGGTAGCGAAGTTATGGCTTTCCAGAGCGATGCAGCAGATTTTGCAGCATCGGAACAGGTGGTCAACGAGATCATAAAAACATGGGGACACTTGGATGTGTTGGTCAACAATGCCGGAATAACCAAAGACAATTTATTGCTACGCATGACGGAGGCCGATTGGGATGCCGTTATGACCACGAACCTGAAAAGTATCTTCAATTTTACCAAAGCTGCATACCGTCCCATGATGAAGCAACGCGCCGGAAGCATCATCAACCTTTCTTCGGTGGTGGGCGTTATGGGAAATGCCGGACAAGCCAATTATGCGGCTTCGAAGGCAGGCATAATTGGCTTCTCCAAAAGCATGGCCAAAGAGTTGGGTGGCCGGAATGTGCGTGTAAATGTGATTGCACCGGGTTTCATCGAAACCGATATGACGCATGTTCTGGGGGATGCCGTGAAAGAGGCTTTGCTCAAAAACATTCCATTAGGCACTTTGGGCAAGCCAGAGGACATTGCGGCAGCGGTGGTTTTCTTGGCCTCGGATGCCTCCCGATACATTACAGGCCACGTCTTGCATGTTGACGGCGGTATGGCGATGTAA
- a CDS encoding DUF3276 family protein: MSYRHHDDSYDRRYEDRPRSRDREEVFSKRVPAGKRTYFFDVKSTRSGEDFFITITESKRVSEDRYEKHKIFLYKEDFGKFFRAFHEVVEHIRERMPDADMRGLPESITFSDADQASSDPFRFDDDVFSDKFIPDEDQ, encoded by the coding sequence ATGAGTTACCGACACCATGACGATTCCTATGATCGCCGATACGAAGACAGACCACGCTCCCGCGATCGGGAAGAAGTTTTTTCCAAACGTGTACCCGCCGGAAAAAGAACGTACTTTTTTGATGTAAAATCCACCCGATCAGGCGAAGATTTCTTCATCACCATTACCGAAAGCAAGCGGGTTTCGGAAGACCGATACGAGAAACACAAGATTTTTCTGTATAAAGAAGACTTTGGAAAGTTCTTCCGTGCCTTCCACGAAGTTGTAGAGCACATTCGGGAACGAATGCCTGATGCCGATATGCGAGGCTTGCCAGAGTCTATCACCTTCTCGGATGCAGACCAAGCCTCTTCCGATCCATTCCGGTTCGATGATGACGTGTTTTCCGATAAATTTATACCAGACGAAGACCAATAA
- a CDS encoding bifunctional nuclease family protein yields MDLIQVDIIGLSTSPSSGGAYALVLGEVGGNKRLPIIIGASEAQAIALELEKIDPPRPMTHDLLREVFRSVRANISEIVIDELREGTFYAKIRYEFEGEEQELDARPSDAVALAVRVDVPIFVEMKVLEEAGIPTEEENESPSVPIRSQEQRPKEKKSAPKSNLERMQAELEKAIEDEEYEKAARLRDEIERLTGKSN; encoded by the coding sequence ATGGATTTAATACAGGTTGACATTATTGGTTTGTCCACAAGCCCGTCGAGTGGTGGGGCATACGCTTTGGTTCTAGGTGAAGTAGGCGGAAACAAGCGCCTTCCAATCATTATAGGCGCCTCGGAAGCACAGGCCATTGCATTAGAACTGGAAAAAATTGATCCGCCACGCCCCATGACGCATGATTTGCTACGGGAGGTTTTCCGTTCCGTTCGAGCAAATATCTCCGAGATTGTGATAGACGAGTTGCGAGAAGGCACTTTTTACGCCAAAATTCGCTACGAATTTGAAGGCGAAGAACAAGAATTGGATGCCCGTCCGAGTGATGCCGTAGCCTTGGCTGTCCGCGTTGATGTACCTATCTTTGTAGAAATGAAGGTTCTGGAAGAAGCAGGTATTCCAACAGAAGAGGAAAATGAAAGCCCCTCCGTGCCTATTCGGTCTCAAGAGCAACGGCCCAAAGAGAAAAAAAGCGCTCCGAAGTCGAATTTAGAACGGATGCAGGCCGAGTTGGAAAAAGCCATTGAGGATGAGGAATACGAAAAAGCGGCTCGATTGCGCGACGAAATAGAACGCTTAACCGGAAAGTCGAATTAA
- a CDS encoding Gfo/Idh/MocA family oxidoreductase, whose product MNNTRRDFLKTSAVATAGLMVSGHFAWANVAETLKVGLIGCGGRGTGAARDCVTGADGITIWAMGDLFEDRLDASFAQLKQHIGDKLQVTESRKFTGFDAYQKVLATGVDVVILAAPPGFRPAHFEAAVNAGKHIFMEKPVAVDPTGIRKILAAAEVSVQKKLCVVAGTQRRHDPKYVEAIQRIHNGAIGEVVTGQVYWNQGGLWKYDRKPGMSDMEWQIRNWLYFTWTSGDHIVEQHIHNIDVANWVMKGHPVKAVGMGGRQVRVDPAYGHIFDHFAIEFEYANGTKILSMCRQQDGTESNVSEFFYGTKGTSNAKDSIRGEQPWRYKGTGPDVNPYVNEHTNLIKAIRNGNLLNEAKQVAESNLTAIMGREAAYTGALITWDDILQANQDLTPAQMVFGDLPVAPVPHPGITKINRPAYGHFFETKP is encoded by the coding sequence ATGAACAATACACGACGCGATTTCTTAAAAACCTCGGCTGTGGCCACTGCCGGACTTATGGTATCTGGCCATTTTGCATGGGCCAATGTGGCCGAAACCCTAAAAGTGGGCTTGATTGGCTGCGGAGGACGTGGAACGGGTGCGGCCCGAGATTGTGTCACCGGAGCAGATGGCATCACCATTTGGGCCATGGGAGACCTCTTTGAAGACCGCTTGGATGCTTCTTTTGCACAACTCAAGCAACACATTGGCGACAAATTGCAGGTCACCGAGTCACGAAAATTTACGGGCTTTGATGCTTACCAAAAAGTCTTGGCGACCGGAGTAGATGTCGTGATTTTGGCAGCCCCTCCGGGATTCCGTCCTGCACATTTCGAGGCTGCGGTTAATGCCGGAAAGCATATTTTCATGGAAAAACCCGTTGCCGTAGATCCCACAGGTATTCGGAAAATACTCGCCGCCGCCGAGGTTTCCGTACAAAAAAAACTATGCGTGGTGGCTGGTACACAACGCCGACACGATCCCAAATACGTCGAGGCAATCCAGCGTATTCATAATGGTGCCATCGGAGAAGTGGTTACGGGGCAGGTTTATTGGAACCAAGGAGGACTTTGGAAATACGACCGCAAACCCGGTATGAGTGATATGGAGTGGCAAATCCGAAACTGGCTTTATTTTACATGGACTTCCGGCGATCACATTGTTGAGCAACACATCCATAACATTGATGTCGCAAACTGGGTGATGAAGGGACATCCCGTAAAAGCCGTTGGAATGGGTGGCCGACAAGTTCGTGTTGATCCCGCTTACGGGCACATTTTCGACCATTTTGCCATTGAGTTCGAGTATGCAAATGGTACGAAAATCCTCTCGATGTGCCGTCAACAAGACGGAACAGAGTCTAATGTGAGTGAATTTTTCTATGGTACAAAGGGCACAAGCAATGCCAAAGACAGCATCCGAGGCGAACAACCTTGGCGCTACAAAGGAACTGGCCCAGATGTAAATCCATATGTAAATGAACATACCAACCTCATTAAAGCCATCCGTAACGGAAACCTACTGAATGAGGCTAAACAAGTCGCGGAAAGCAACCTAACAGCCATTATGGGCCGCGAAGCCGCTTATACAGGTGCGCTTATTACATGGGATGACATCCTACAAGCAAACCAAGACCTAACACCCGCCCAAATGGTCTTTGGCGATCTACCCGTAGCACCCGTACCCCATCCGGGTATTACAAAAATCAATCGCCCCGCCTATGGCCACTTCTTTGAGACCAAGCCCTAA
- a CDS encoding TIM barrel protein encodes MNRRHFIQTSAFGMAATTFPISGQAKDTDATTEKHQFKQKYAPHDGMFRHHAGKDILDQLRFMADTGFMAFEDNGMRGRTVEQQKAIGNLMSQLGMTMGVFVAHNIAWSDANLASGDLAKREQFLAEIRESVEVAKRCNAKWMTVVPGALDKRLALDYQTAHVVEALRQASEILEPHGLVMVLEPLNPYRDHPGLFLSRSPQAYLVCRAVNSPSCKILFDIYHQQITEGNLIPNIEKCWEEIAYFQIGDNPGRNEPGTGEINYRNVFSFIYNKGYRGVLGMEHGNAKPDKAGEQAVINAYVAADSF; translated from the coding sequence ATGAACAGACGACACTTTATCCAAACCAGTGCTTTTGGGATGGCAGCTACTACATTTCCGATTTCTGGCCAAGCCAAGGACACAGATGCTACAACGGAAAAGCACCAATTCAAACAGAAATACGCCCCACACGATGGCATGTTTAGACATCATGCCGGAAAGGACATCTTAGACCAACTCCGGTTTATGGCTGATACGGGGTTTATGGCCTTCGAAGACAACGGTATGCGTGGGCGAACTGTAGAGCAACAAAAGGCGATCGGCAACCTTATGAGCCAACTCGGCATGACGATGGGGGTTTTTGTGGCGCACAATATTGCATGGAGCGATGCCAACCTTGCCTCTGGAGACCTTGCAAAGCGCGAACAATTCCTTGCCGAAATTCGGGAATCCGTCGAAGTCGCAAAGCGATGTAATGCCAAGTGGATGACGGTTGTACCCGGTGCATTAGACAAAAGATTGGCCTTAGACTACCAGACCGCCCATGTGGTAGAAGCTCTCCGCCAAGCCTCCGAAATCTTAGAACCACATGGCTTGGTCATGGTACTCGAACCCTTAAATCCGTATAGGGATCATCCGGGCCTCTTCCTAAGCCGCTCACCCCAGGCTTATTTGGTGTGCCGCGCCGTAAACAGTCCCTCATGCAAAATCTTATTCGACATTTATCACCAACAAATTACCGAAGGAAACCTAATCCCCAACATCGAAAAGTGTTGGGAGGAAATTGCCTACTTCCAAATTGGTGACAATCCGGGGCGGAATGAACCCGGTACGGGCGAAATTAACTACCGGAATGTATTCTCATTCATCTACAACAAAGGATATCGAGGGGTATTGGGCATGGAACATGGCAACGCCAAGCCGGATAAAGCCGGAGAGCAAGCCGTTATTAATGCTTATGTTGCAGCCGATTCGTTCTAA
- a CDS encoding serine/threonine protein kinase has translation MQDLDRIQDLFSEALEQPLNLRTEWLKMACEGNVPLFAEVQKLLNVASQAHDAFGESGSEFFEPLLGQLETELEGKDWVGRQIGRYHIQKLLGHGGMGAVFLAEERGAITRRVALKIVRRGMDTDHMIRRFKTERTVLGALNHPNIARLIDAGVNDDGQPYFVMEYIKGKAINTHCDDLRLRIDERLEVFLPVLEAVGFAHQNQVIHRDLKPGNILINDLNEVKLLDFGIAKVLDPKRYNLSFSITQTELRLLTPEYASPEQIAGKQIGPTADVYQLGVLLYELITGHRPYSLGNIASKFEMARIILEEPPTRPSSVVEKVVKLAHGRKQTVVLSPEEVANSRRTTLERLKHRLIGDLEFILNKALEKKPEDRYQTAEAFAEDIRKHLKGVSIQGRANGFWKKMLRK, from the coding sequence ATGCAAGATTTGGATCGGATACAAGATTTATTTAGTGAAGCCCTCGAACAACCATTGAATTTACGAACGGAATGGTTGAAAATGGCTTGTGAAGGGAATGTACCACTCTTTGCCGAAGTCCAGAAGTTGCTCAATGTAGCTTCGCAGGCACATGACGCCTTTGGCGAATCCGGCTCCGAATTTTTCGAGCCGCTCTTGGGGCAATTAGAAACTGAATTAGAAGGAAAAGACTGGGTTGGACGGCAAATTGGCCGGTATCATATCCAGAAATTGCTTGGACATGGGGGCATGGGAGCCGTTTTTTTGGCAGAAGAGCGCGGTGCAATAACCCGGCGGGTTGCGCTTAAAATTGTCCGAAGAGGTATGGATACCGACCACATGATCCGTCGGTTTAAGACCGAACGCACGGTCTTGGGTGCATTGAACCATCCCAATATTGCAAGGCTAATAGATGCGGGGGTTAATGATGACGGACAGCCTTATTTTGTGATGGAATACATCAAGGGGAAGGCCATCAATACCCATTGCGATGATCTGAGGCTACGCATTGACGAAAGGCTGGAGGTATTTCTACCCGTTTTGGAGGCCGTTGGCTTTGCGCACCAAAACCAAGTAATCCACCGAGACCTCAAACCGGGGAATATCCTGATTAATGACCTGAACGAAGTTAAACTTTTGGACTTCGGGATTGCCAAAGTCTTAGACCCCAAAAGATATAACCTTTCCTTCTCTATCACCCAAACAGAACTTCGGCTTCTGACGCCGGAATATGCCAGTCCAGAACAAATTGCCGGCAAACAAATTGGGCCAACTGCCGATGTGTATCAATTGGGCGTTTTACTGTATGAACTCATCACCGGCCACCGCCCGTATAGTTTGGGAAATATCGCCTCTAAATTTGAAATGGCACGCATTATTTTGGAGGAACCGCCCACCCGTCCCAGCTCCGTAGTTGAGAAAGTTGTGAAGTTGGCGCATGGACGTAAGCAAACCGTCGTACTTTCCCCCGAAGAAGTGGCCAACAGCCGGAGAACCACCTTGGAGCGCCTTAAACACCGGCTTATAGGAGACCTCGAATTTATCTTAAACAAGGCTTTAGAGAAAAAACCGGAAGACCGGTACCAAACCGCCGAAGCCTTTGCGGAAGATATTCGCAAGCACCTGAAAGGCGTTTCTATTCAAGGTCGTGCCAACGGATTTTGGAAAAAGATGTTGAGGAAATAA
- a CDS encoding pyridoxine 5'-phosphate synthase: MTNLLINIDHIATLRNARRETFPDPIHAAVLCELAGADGIVFHLREDRRHIRERDVYLLKETVQGKLDFELSLAPEIVQICCAVKPHLATLVPEKREEVTTEGGLDVLSNIKSVTETTRKLQDTGIEVSLFLDPVPAQIEAAVQVGATCIELHTGDFANAKTPKAQLEQAQKLGKGAMLAHELGLRVHAGHGLDYHNWPLFHQHVPHVCEVSIGFSIIARAVFVGMERAVHEMKTLIKG; encoded by the coding sequence ATGACCAATCTCTTAATCAATATTGACCATATTGCCACTTTGCGCAATGCCCGACGCGAAACTTTCCCAGACCCTATCCATGCCGCTGTTTTATGTGAATTAGCAGGTGCAGACGGCATCGTTTTTCATCTCCGAGAGGATAGACGACACATCCGCGAACGTGATGTTTATTTACTCAAAGAAACCGTTCAAGGGAAATTGGATTTTGAACTCTCTTTAGCGCCCGAAATTGTGCAAATTTGTTGTGCGGTAAAGCCACACCTCGCCACTTTAGTCCCCGAAAAACGTGAAGAAGTGACAACGGAAGGCGGTTTAGATGTACTTTCTAACATCAAGTCCGTAACGGAAACCACCCGCAAACTACAAGATACGGGCATAGAAGTTAGCTTATTTCTTGACCCCGTCCCAGCGCAAATAGAGGCCGCCGTACAAGTAGGCGCAACCTGCATCGAACTACACACCGGCGATTTTGCAAATGCAAAAACACCTAAAGCGCAATTAGAACAAGCCCAAAAACTGGGGAAAGGCGCCATGTTGGCACATGAATTGGGGCTACGTGTACATGCCGGACACGGATTAGACTACCATAACTGGCCGCTTTTTCATCAACACGTGCCACATGTGTGTGAAGTCTCTATTGGATTTTCTATCATTGCCCGCGCCGTTTTCGTTGGAATGGAGCGTGCCGTACACGAAATGAAGACCCTCATTAAGGGCTAA
- a CDS encoding sigma-70 family RNA polymerase sigma factor, translating into MRVKTFFDHLVHAVFCLTFQKRFTHHNTKLWHKPTLTQMAQNPNLTQLLRQISDGDQKALNDVFPLVYDELRAIAHHRLARNRMGETLNTTALVHEAYMKLIDQSQSHINDRSHFFALSSVAMRHILVDYARSRSAAKRGGANVALSLDDVNIAVEDRAQELLNLDQALEKLASVNERMSKVVEYKFFGGLTNEEVATVLGVSVPTVKRDWQFARTWLYQHMTSDQ; encoded by the coding sequence ATGCGTGTAAAAACTTTTTTTGATCACCTTGTCCATGCCGTTTTTTGTCTTACTTTCCAAAAGCGGTTTACCCATCACAATACAAAACTATGGCATAAGCCAACCCTTACCCAAATGGCACAAAATCCAAACCTTACCCAACTCCTCCGACAAATCAGTGACGGCGACCAAAAAGCGCTAAATGATGTTTTTCCACTGGTTTATGATGAGCTTCGCGCTATTGCACACCATCGTCTTGCCCGCAATCGAATGGGCGAAACGCTGAATACGACCGCCTTGGTGCATGAGGCATACATGAAATTGATAGATCAGTCGCAGTCCCACATCAATGATCGCAGCCATTTCTTCGCACTCTCCAGTGTGGCAATGCGTCACATTTTAGTGGATTATGCCCGCTCGCGGAGCGCTGCAAAACGCGGTGGTGCAAATGTGGCACTTAGTTTAGATGATGTGAATATTGCCGTCGAAGATCGTGCGCAAGAACTGTTAAACTTAGACCAAGCGCTCGAAAAGTTGGCCTCGGTCAATGAACGCATGTCTAAAGTGGTGGAATATAAATTCTTTGGTGGCTTAACGAACGAAGAAGTTGCCACGGTGCTTGGCGTATCGGTTCCGACGGTCAAGCGCGATTGGCAGTTTGCCCGAACTTGGTTGTACCAGCACATGACCTCAGACCAATAA
- the hisC gene encoding histidinol-phosphate transaminase: MTATENQSKTVTVLLDRIRPNIRAEHAYLVGLEPHIATKLNQNENPYDWPQEIKTQLLEVFLNTPWNRYPNDQPVILQKAIADFTDLDPANILVSNGSNEMMLSLGAVLIHKDAPVVLPSPLFSLYEKIVRLCEGKLVSVPSKPDFSFDIPAILEAIKQHNPTLTVIGAPNNPTGANVNQTDLLRILDTAKGFVLIDEAYVEFVGDGRGMQDALSHYPNLLILRTFSKSFALAGIRIGYLLGNPDVLQEILKYRIPFMVDQLTEHIGVTVLQNAAWMQEKVKEIVSETKRLHQALTKVSGVVNLLPTDANFMLFKTKLPAKTIMQRMSKRGILLRNMSGYAELKDYLRVNAGTPEENDRFLDAIKIVLSTEGM, encoded by the coding sequence ATGACGGCAACAGAAAATCAGTCCAAAACCGTAACCGTATTACTTGATAGGATTAGGCCCAATATTCGGGCAGAACATGCCTATCTGGTGGGCCTAGAACCACACATTGCGACAAAACTGAATCAAAATGAAAATCCTTACGACTGGCCTCAAGAGATTAAAACCCAGCTCTTAGAGGTTTTTTTGAACACCCCTTGGAACCGTTACCCAAACGATCAGCCCGTTATTTTACAAAAAGCCATCGCCGATTTTACAGACTTAGACCCTGCGAACATTCTCGTTTCGAATGGCTCAAACGAAATGATGCTCAGTTTGGGCGCTGTTTTGATTCATAAAGATGCGCCTGTTGTTTTGCCCTCCCCTTTATTTTCACTGTACGAAAAAATTGTCCGACTTTGCGAAGGAAAATTGGTCTCTGTGCCTTCCAAGCCAGATTTTAGTTTTGATATTCCCGCGATCTTGGAAGCCATTAAACAGCACAACCCCACATTAACGGTCATTGGCGCTCCCAACAACCCGACCGGCGCCAACGTCAACCAAACGGATTTGCTCCGCATTTTGGACACGGCTAAAGGATTTGTGCTTATAGACGAGGCTTATGTCGAATTTGTAGGTGATGGCCGAGGGATGCAAGACGCACTATCCCACTATCCAAATCTATTAATTTTAAGAACTTTCTCTAAATCATTTGCATTGGCGGGCATTAGAATCGGCTATCTTTTGGGAAACCCTGACGTTTTACAAGAAATCCTAAAATATCGGATTCCTTTCATGGTAGATCAATTAACCGAACACATTGGCGTCACGGTGCTACAAAACGCTGCTTGGATGCAGGAAAAAGTAAAAGAAATTGTTTCTGAAACCAAAAGACTACACCAAGCATTGACAAAGGTTTCGGGTGTCGTAAACCTACTCCCCACCGATGCCAACTTCATGCTTTTTAAAACCAAGCTGCCCGCTAAAACCATAATGCAACGAATGTCTAAACGCGGCATCCTCTTGCGCAACATGAGTGGATATGCGGAATTAAAAGATTATTTACGGGTGAACGCCGGAACGCCAGAGGAAAACGACCGTTTTTTAGACGCTATTAAAATCGTGTTGAGTACAGAAGGCATGTGA
- a CDS encoding FAD:protein FMN transferase, whose amino-acid sequence MQVRIALFSEQEETAVERARLAFAEIDRLDAIMSDYRIDSELNLLTTQAVDRVKVVSRELFTVLARAQEIAAWSGGAFDITVGPLSQLWRKSRHLGSLPDAAQLRQAKKNIGWQKVVLYPKNRGVKLLQSEMKLDLGGIAKGYIAQAALHILHKAGSPRALVEIGGEIAIGAPPPNQKGWGVVLPNDSEKPLHYLHDTVVATSGDTEQFVEVAGIRYSHVLDPRSGLGLTTRTSVTVLSEDGALADALSTTLSVLGEEGVQTAKNRYKGVRVFLKTMK is encoded by the coding sequence ATGCAAGTACGGATTGCATTGTTTTCCGAACAAGAAGAAACGGCGGTAGAACGCGCACGACTGGCATTTGCAGAAATAGACCGTTTAGACGCCATTATGAGCGATTATCGTATAGACAGTGAGTTGAATTTACTTACGACGCAAGCAGTGGATAGGGTAAAAGTCGTAAGTCGGGAGTTGTTTACGGTGCTTGCACGGGCACAGGAAATTGCTGCTTGGTCGGGCGGGGCATTCGATATAACCGTTGGGCCGCTCTCACAACTTTGGCGGAAGTCCCGCCACTTGGGTAGTTTGCCAGATGCTGCTCAACTCCGACAAGCGAAAAAGAATATAGGTTGGCAAAAAGTGGTGCTTTATCCGAAAAATAGAGGGGTAAAGTTGTTGCAATCGGAAATGAAGTTGGATTTGGGAGGAATTGCAAAAGGCTATATTGCACAAGCCGCCCTCCATATTTTACATAAAGCCGGAAGCCCGCGTGCATTGGTAGAAATAGGTGGGGAAATTGCCATTGGCGCACCACCACCCAACCAAAAAGGCTGGGGCGTTGTTTTGCCAAACGATTCTGAAAAGCCCCTTCATTACCTCCACGATACCGTTGTTGCGACCAGCGGCGATACCGAGCAGTTTGTAGAAGTTGCAGGCATTCGGTATTCACACGTTCTTGATCCAAGATCGGGTTTGGGCCTAACTACGAGAACAAGCGTAACGGTTCTTTCGGAGGACGGGGCACTGGCGGATGCGCTTTCTACGACCCTTTCGGTTCTTGGGGAGGAAGGTGTCCAAACCGCCAAGAACCGATATAAGGGCGTGCGGGTATTCCTGAAAACAATGAAATGA
- a CDS encoding NTP transferase domain-containing protein, with protein MATTRLMIMAAGLASRMKKIPEVGHIPPALREQALLRPKSMIGVGQNGRPFLEYVLVEAFFAGINEVLFILNPKDEVTQPHVQTLEANGTFPNMAFRFARQHTPPDRAKPLGTADAVLQALEQTPDWQSQRFLVCNADNLYSRYVLNLLATSSYPNLLPSYVFDALALPEERYQNLAIVKTDKEGFLTDLIEKPDGEAAKQYRLEGFGVSMNVYALFAPDIWPFLKAVPFSPERNEKELPTAIRLLAHTKPRSVFTLPVAESVPDLTGMEDLLVVREKLAAFSTSSLPAT; from the coding sequence ATGGCAACAACCCGCTTAATGATTATGGCCGCTGGTTTAGCCAGCCGTATGAAGAAAATACCCGAAGTCGGACACATCCCGCCAGCGTTGCGGGAACAGGCGTTGTTGCGTCCCAAAAGTATGATTGGCGTGGGGCAGAATGGTCGTCCGTTTCTCGAATATGTACTTGTGGAGGCCTTTTTTGCGGGCATAAACGAGGTGTTGTTCATCCTAAATCCAAAAGACGAGGTTACACAGCCCCATGTGCAAACGTTGGAAGCCAATGGAACCTTCCCCAACATGGCTTTTCGGTTTGCCCGACAACACACCCCTCCCGACCGGGCAAAACCTCTGGGAACCGCAGATGCTGTCTTGCAGGCATTGGAACAAACACCAGATTGGCAATCCCAGCGGTTCTTGGTTTGTAATGCCGATAATTTATACTCGCGATACGTCCTGAACCTCTTGGCTACTTCGTCATATCCCAACCTATTGCCCTCTTATGTCTTCGACGCCTTAGCCCTTCCGGAAGAGCGCTACCAGAACTTGGCCATTGTGAAGACGGACAAAGAAGGTTTTTTAACCGATTTGATCGAAAAGCCAGATGGCGAAGCCGCTAAACAATACCGTCTTGAGGGATTTGGCGTAAGTATGAATGTCTATGCACTGTTTGCACCGGATATTTGGCCTTTTTTGAAGGCTGTCCCCTTTAGCCCAGAACGTAACGAAAAAGAACTGCCAACGGCCATCCGTCTTCTTGCACATACCAAGCCGCGCTCCGTGTTTACCCTTCCCGTTGCGGAGTCGGTTCCAGATTTAACGGGTATGGAGGACTTGTTGGTGGTGCGGGAAAAATTGGCAGCCTTCTCTACATCATCCTTGCCTGCTACATAA